A genomic stretch from Sulfurihydrogenibium azorense Az-Fu1 includes:
- a CDS encoding ABC transporter ATP-binding protein has product MDSSRQLLQAENLTKRYVVKSSLFKKEYFQALSEVSFSVEKNQIVGLVGESGSGKSTVGKIILNLIKADSGKVYLLGKDITNNLSKEDRKKISIIFQDPRTSLNPRFKIKDILEEPLIVHKYPKSDRKDSVLKTIKSVGLDETFLDRYPHELSGGQRQRVAIARAIILDPILVVADEPTSALDVSVQLQIIQLIKQLKEEKGISFIFISHDLNIVGHIADYIVVLYKGKIVEKGNKEEVIKNPLHPYTKLLLESLPPSHPKYRKPFVNVKEDINTYEGCEFIGNGKIK; this is encoded by the coding sequence ATGGATAGTAGTAGGCAGCTGCTACAGGCTGAAAATTTAACAAAACGATACGTAGTTAAAAGTAGTTTATTTAAAAAGGAGTACTTTCAGGCTTTATCTGAGGTAAGTTTTTCTGTAGAGAAAAACCAGATAGTAGGTCTGGTAGGGGAGTCAGGAAGTGGTAAATCTACAGTTGGAAAGATTATTCTAAACCTTATAAAGGCAGACAGTGGTAAAGTATACCTACTTGGTAAAGACATTACAAACAACCTATCAAAAGAAGACAGAAAAAAGATTTCTATCATCTTTCAGGACCCAAGAACCTCTCTAAACCCAAGATTTAAAATAAAAGATATTTTAGAAGAACCTTTAATAGTCCATAAATATCCAAAATCTGATAGAAAAGATTCAGTATTAAAAACTATAAAAAGTGTAGGTCTTGATGAGACATTTTTAGACAGATACCCTCACGAGCTGTCAGGCGGTCAAAGACAGAGAGTAGCTATAGCAAGGGCTATTATATTAGACCCTATATTGGTAGTTGCGGATGAACCTACTTCCGCTTTAGATGTAAGTGTTCAGCTTCAGATTATACAACTAATAAAACAGTTAAAAGAAGAGAAAGGTATAAGTTTTATCTTTATATCCCACGATTTAAACATTGTAGGACACATTGCAGATTACATAGTTGTTTTATACAAGGGAAAGATAGTGGAAAAGGGAAATAAAGAAGAAGTGATAAAAAACCCTCTACATCCTTATACAAAACTTTTACTTGAAAGTCTTCCTCCATCTCACCCTAAGTATAGAAAACCTTTTGTTAATGTAAAAGAGGATATAAATACCTATGAAGGTTGTGAGTTTATAGGAAATGGAAAAATAAAATGA
- a CDS encoding 5-(carboxyamino)imidazole ribonucleotide synthase: protein MSLTKPTDFTIGILGGGQLAKMTAIEARKLGLNVVCLDPHENAPASMVSYHIVGSVNDKEKLHKLNALSNVITYEIEHINTDILKEALPQDKVFPSIQVLETLQDKYKQRTFFQKFNIPMPKFKEVKSLQDLKDCIPCVQKAKVGGYDGRGVVVLKKEEDLEKAIKEPSYIEEMVEIEKELAVIVVRNLNKDVKVYPVVEMVFNPDGNLLDYLISPADIDEFTSKEAQDIAITAVESLNGVGVFGVELFLDKKGRVLLNEVAPRTHNSGHYTIEACETSQFEQLVRVLTNLPLGSTYQYLQASTVNLLGEFGYKGKPIYENLDKVLSIDGVYVHIYGKRETFPLRKMGHITILDSNRERLLEKTVKVKNLIKVKGEVKI, encoded by the coding sequence ATGTCTTTAACAAAACCAACTGACTTTACCATAGGTATTCTTGGTGGTGGTCAGCTTGCAAAAATGACCGCTATAGAAGCAAGGAAATTAGGTTTAAACGTAGTCTGTTTAGACCCACACGAAAACGCTCCCGCTTCTATGGTAAGTTATCATATAGTAGGAAGTGTTAACGACAAAGAAAAGCTACATAAATTAAATGCTCTATCTAACGTTATAACCTACGAGATTGAACATATCAACACTGATATATTAAAAGAAGCTCTTCCACAGGATAAAGTATTTCCTTCTATACAAGTGTTAGAAACTCTACAGGATAAGTATAAACAAAGAACTTTCTTTCAAAAATTTAACATCCCTATGCCTAAGTTTAAAGAGGTTAAATCTCTTCAAGATCTAAAAGATTGTATTCCTTGCGTCCAGAAGGCAAAAGTAGGAGGATATGACGGAAGAGGAGTTGTAGTATTAAAAAAAGAAGAAGATTTAGAAAAGGCTATAAAAGAACCCTCATACATTGAAGAGATGGTTGAGATAGAAAAAGAACTTGCTGTTATAGTTGTTAGAAATCTAAACAAGGATGTAAAAGTATACCCTGTAGTTGAGATGGTTTTTAATCCCGATGGAAATCTCTTAGATTACCTTATATCTCCGGCTGATATAGATGAGTTTACTTCTAAAGAAGCTCAAGATATAGCTATAACTGCGGTTGAATCCCTAAACGGAGTAGGTGTTTTTGGAGTAGAGTTATTCTTAGACAAAAAAGGAAGAGTTTTACTAAATGAAGTTGCTCCAAGGACTCACAACTCTGGACACTACACTATAGAAGCCTGTGAAACAAGTCAGTTTGAACAACTTGTAAGAGTTTTAACAAACCTTCCTTTAGGGTCAACCTACCAATACTTACAAGCTTCCACTGTTAATCTTTTGGGAGAGTTTGGATATAAAGGAAAGCCTATCTATGAAAATCTTGATAAAGTTTTATCTATAGATGGTGTTTACGTTCATATATACGGTAAAAGAGAAACATTTCCCCTTAGGAAGATGGGACATATAACAATTTTAGATTCAAACAGAGAAAGGCTACTGGAAAAAACTGTAAAAGTTAAAAACTTAATAAAAGTAAAAGGTGAGGTTAAGATATGA
- the murB gene encoding UDP-N-acetylmuramate dehydrogenase → MDKIEHLKNFSLKDFCTIKIGGVGKVVFFPKNVEEISFLIREYGKENIFPLGIGSNLIFSDGFIDKVFIHSKNLKKCEITQENDIFYLTLEAGVSFKTINNIVKKYNLEGFENLSGIPATVGGAVAMNAGAYGSEIFDILEEVWWIDKDGNLIHSKKQDIKHYYRYSQFQEEGFVYKVKIKLKKSNKDISSIIKQHLLDRNKKQPLDLPTAGSTYKNPPQTYAGKLIEQVGLKGYRINDIGFSSKHANFLVNYKDARFKDLINLLELAEKKVYEKFGIQLEREVKIVE, encoded by the coding sequence ATGGATAAAATAGAACATCTAAAAAACTTTAGTCTTAAAGATTTTTGCACTATAAAAATAGGTGGAGTAGGAAAAGTTGTTTTTTTTCCTAAAAATGTTGAAGAAATCTCATTTCTAATAAGAGAGTATGGAAAAGAAAATATCTTTCCCCTTGGAATAGGAAGTAATTTAATTTTTTCAGATGGGTTTATAGATAAAGTCTTTATCCACTCTAAAAACTTAAAAAAATGCGAGATAACCCAAGAAAACGATATATTTTACTTGACCTTAGAAGCAGGGGTTAGTTTTAAAACTATTAACAATATAGTAAAAAAGTACAATCTTGAAGGATTTGAAAATCTCTCTGGAATTCCTGCCACGGTTGGTGGAGCTGTTGCGATGAACGCAGGCGCCTATGGGTCAGAGATTTTTGATATTTTAGAAGAAGTTTGGTGGATAGATAAAGACGGTAATTTAATACATTCAAAAAAGCAGGATATAAAGCACTATTACAGGTACTCCCAGTTTCAAGAAGAAGGATTTGTTTACAAAGTAAAAATAAAGTTAAAAAAAAGTAATAAAGATATTTCCAGCATCATCAAACAGCATCTTTTAGATAGAAACAAAAAACAACCCCTTGACTTACCAACAGCAGGCTCTACATACAAAAATCCACCACAAACCTATGCAGGAAAACTTATAGAGCAGGTAGGACTAAAAGGTTATAGAATAAATGATATAGGTTTTTCCTCAAAACACGCAAATTTTTTAGTTAACTACAAAGATGCAAGATTTAAAGACTTAATAAATCTCCTTGAACTTGCCGAAAAGAAAGTATACGAAAAATTTGGAATACAACTTGAAAGAGAGGTAAAGATAGTTGAGTAA
- a CDS encoding proline--tRNA ligase encodes MLASRYFMPTLKENPSEAQVPSHIYLIRGGFIRSLAAGIYEYLPLGFRVLKKIENIIRKRMDEAGALELLLPILTPAELWKETGRWDVYGKELFRLKDRKDADFALGPTHEETITDLVRKNVRSYKDLPLNFYQIQTKFRDEARPRYGLIRGREFIMKDGYSFDVSEEDAIKTYEVMKETYHKIFQDLKLDYLMVEADVGAIGGKFSHEFVVKVPSGEAHIVYCENCGYAANVEAAKFHHHKLPVENLKPLEKVYTPNVSSVEEVAKFLNLPTEKIVKTLIYKADDRFVAVLIRGDREVNETKLANLLKALDVRPATPEELKDLGIVEGFVGPMGLDLPIYADYSIKELYNFVVGANEKDYHYINVNLGRDVKVEEFYDLATAKEGDPCPVCKNPLKETTGLEVGHIFLLGTKYSQAMKAYFTDKDGKEKPIIMGCYGIGVSRLISAIVEQYHDDKGIIWPDVVAPFDLHILVLNVKDEKSLKAGFEIYEKAKRQGLDVLLDERDISPGSKFKDADLIGIPNRIVIGKSLNEGKVEYQRRDKVEEKQLVDLLEIDNFLNSLKR; translated from the coding sequence ATGTTAGCAAGTAGATACTTTATGCCAACTTTAAAAGAAAACCCATCAGAAGCTCAAGTTCCATCTCATATATATTTAATAAGAGGCGGATTTATAAGAAGTTTAGCAGCTGGAATATACGAATACTTACCACTTGGTTTTAGAGTTTTGAAAAAGATAGAAAACATAATAAGAAAAAGGATGGATGAAGCAGGGGCTTTAGAACTTCTTCTGCCTATACTTACTCCTGCTGAACTTTGGAAAGAAACGGGAAGGTGGGATGTTTACGGAAAGGAGCTTTTTAGATTAAAGGACAGGAAAGATGCAGATTTTGCCTTAGGTCCAACCCACGAAGAAACAATAACAGATTTAGTAAGAAAAAATGTAAGGTCTTACAAAGACTTACCTCTAAACTTTTACCAAATTCAAACAAAATTTAGAGATGAAGCAAGACCAAGGTACGGACTTATCAGAGGAAGAGAGTTTATAATGAAGGATGGATACTCCTTTGACGTATCAGAGGAAGATGCAATAAAAACTTATGAAGTTATGAAAGAAACTTACCACAAAATATTTCAAGATTTAAAGTTAGATTACCTTATGGTTGAAGCTGATGTAGGAGCAATAGGTGGAAAGTTTTCCCATGAGTTTGTTGTTAAAGTCCCTTCGGGAGAAGCCCATATAGTTTACTGTGAAAACTGTGGATACGCTGCAAACGTAGAAGCTGCAAAATTCCATCATCACAAATTACCTGTAGAAAATTTAAAACCTTTAGAAAAGGTTTACACTCCTAATGTATCTTCTGTAGAAGAAGTTGCAAAGTTTTTAAACTTACCTACTGAAAAAATAGTAAAAACTTTAATTTATAAGGCTGATGATAGATTTGTTGCTGTACTAATAAGAGGAGATAGGGAAGTTAACGAAACAAAACTTGCCAACTTGCTAAAGGCTTTAGATGTAAGACCTGCAACACCAGAAGAGTTAAAAGACCTTGGTATAGTAGAAGGTTTTGTAGGACCTATGGGATTAGACCTACCTATATACGCGGACTACTCAATAAAAGAGTTATACAACTTTGTTGTAGGAGCAAACGAAAAAGATTACCATTATATAAATGTAAATTTAGGAAGAGATGTTAAAGTAGAAGAGTTTTACGATTTAGCTACCGCTAAGGAAGGGGATCCTTGTCCTGTTTGTAAAAACCCTTTAAAAGAAACCACTGGACTTGAAGTAGGACACATATTTTTACTTGGAACTAAGTACTCCCAAGCTATGAAAGCTTACTTCACAGACAAAGACGGAAAAGAAAAACCTATTATTATGGGATGTTATGGAATAGGAGTAAGTCGTTTAATCTCTGCAATAGTAGAACAGTACCACGATGATAAAGGAATAATCTGGCCTGATGTAGTTGCACCTTTTGACCTTCATATCCTTGTTTTAAATGTAAAAGATGAAAAAAGTCTAAAAGCAGGATTTGAGATATACGAAAAAGCTAAAAGACAGGGTTTAGATGTTTTACTTGATGAAAGAGATATTTCACCGGGGTCAAAATTTAAAGATGCAGACCTTATAGGAATACCTAACAGAATTGTTATAGGGAAGTCTTTAAACGAAGGAAAGGTAGAATATCAAAGAAGAGATAAAGTAGAGGAAAAACAACTTGTAGACTTATTGGAAATAGATAACTTTTTAAACTCTTTAAAAAGGTAG
- the purE gene encoding 5-(carboxyamino)imidazole ribonucleotide mutase, translating into MIGIIMGSDSDLPVMSKAAEVLEKFGIDYEITIVSAHRTPDRMYTYAKQAEERGIKVIIAGAGGAAHLPGMVASLTHLPVIGVPIKTSSLNGLDSLLSIVQMPAGIPVATVAINNAENAALLAISILSTSNPNIAEKLKEYKNTLKEMVENKAKKLEELGYKEYLESMNG; encoded by the coding sequence ATGATAGGAATTATTATGGGAAGTGATTCAGACCTACCTGTAATGAGTAAAGCCGCAGAAGTTTTAGAAAAGTTTGGCATAGATTACGAGATAACAATAGTATCTGCCCATAGAACTCCCGATAGAATGTATACTTACGCAAAACAGGCAGAAGAGAGAGGCATTAAAGTTATAATAGCAGGAGCAGGTGGAGCCGCCCATCTTCCCGGTATGGTGGCATCTTTAACCCATCTTCCTGTAATAGGAGTTCCTATAAAAACATCATCTTTAAACGGTTTAGACTCTCTTTTATCAATCGTTCAAATGCCAGCTGGAATACCCGTTGCAACAGTAGCTATAAACAACGCAGAAAACGCAGCTCTCTTAGCTATCTCTATACTCTCTACTTCTAACCCTAATATAGCAGAAAAATTAAAAGAATACAAAAACACTCTTAAAGAGATGGTAGAAAACAAAGCCAAAAAGTTAGAAGAACTTGGTTATAAAGAGTATTTAGAATCGATGAATGGATAA
- a CDS encoding D-alanine--D-alanine ligase produces the protein MSKKIALLYGGYSREREISIKSGKAVEGALQRLGYTYKVFDPVEREKFLEEIVDYKPDLAFIALHGKGGEDGTIQSLLEFLGIPYTGSDPKTSMICMDKVLTKMYLEKFNINTPKWSFFLNIEDALSFYPEFPVVVKAPNEGSSIGVYIVNNQDEYKKAVEDVFKLDEKVLVEQFIKGRELTVGILDDEVFDIVEVVVEEGFYDYQNKYITGKTKYICPAQLPPEVYKTVQDIGYKTYKSLNCKGQARVDIILDYSLTPYVLEVNTVPGMTEFSLLPKAAAVKGISFDQLVDRIIKSGLKNDK, from the coding sequence TTGAGTAAAAAGATAGCTCTTCTTTACGGAGGATATTCAAGAGAAAGAGAAATATCTATAAAAAGTGGAAAAGCCGTTGAAGGAGCTCTACAAAGGTTAGGATACACTTATAAAGTATTTGACCCTGTTGAAAGAGAAAAATTCTTAGAAGAAATTGTAGATTATAAACCTGATTTAGCCTTTATAGCCCTTCACGGAAAAGGGGGAGAAGACGGAACTATCCAGTCTTTATTAGAGTTTTTAGGTATCCCCTACACAGGCTCAGACCCAAAAACAAGTATGATTTGTATGGATAAGGTACTAACAAAAATGTATTTAGAAAAGTTTAATATTAACACACCTAAATGGAGTTTCTTTTTAAATATAGAAGATGCATTATCTTTTTACCCTGAATTTCCAGTTGTTGTAAAAGCCCCAAATGAAGGCTCTTCCATAGGTGTATACATCGTAAACAACCAAGATGAGTATAAAAAAGCCGTTGAAGATGTTTTTAAGTTGGACGAAAAAGTATTAGTAGAACAGTTTATAAAAGGAAGAGAACTTACAGTTGGAATACTTGACGATGAAGTGTTTGATATAGTGGAAGTAGTTGTAGAAGAAGGATTTTATGACTATCAAAATAAATACATAACAGGAAAAACAAAGTATATCTGTCCTGCACAGCTCCCACCTGAAGTTTACAAAACTGTGCAAGATATAGGATATAAAACATACAAATCTTTAAACTGTAAAGGACAAGCAAGAGTTGATATAATATTAGATTATAGTTTAACGCCATACGTTTTAGAAGTTAACACTGTTCCAGGGATGACGGAGTTTAGTTTACTACCAAAAGCAGCTGCTGTAAAAGGAATTTCTTTTGACCAATTGGTAGACAGAATAATAAAAAGTGGTTTGAAAAATGATAAATAA
- a CDS encoding cell division protein FtsQ/DivIB: MINKIIVITLWISICAVVGYMSPTLPLVKDVISIKTVNVKGTDKFKEEEIKQIFKSQNWFFLTESDINEKLKKYPFVKNVRLYKPHIGQIDLVIEERKFFAILSINGKNYIVDDEGKVLDEKSFSKENLLKINVVDQKFVSYKDVFPKIERLVSNLGIKPKEITISKAEISVLTEKDSLLIFSIENLEEELKKAKIFFAKNSIANYTYLNFSFDEMVIAKK; the protein is encoded by the coding sequence ATGATAAATAAGATTATAGTTATTACTTTATGGATTAGTATATGTGCAGTGGTAGGGTATATGTCCCCCACTTTACCCCTTGTTAAAGATGTTATATCTATAAAAACGGTAAACGTAAAAGGTACCGACAAGTTTAAAGAAGAGGAGATAAAGCAGATTTTCAAAAGTCAAAACTGGTTTTTTCTAACAGAAAGTGATATTAATGAAAAATTGAAAAAATATCCTTTTGTAAAAAATGTAAGACTCTACAAACCTCATATAGGACAGATAGATTTAGTAATAGAAGAAAGAAAATTTTTTGCCATTTTATCTATAAATGGTAAAAATTATATAGTCGATGATGAAGGTAAAGTATTAGATGAAAAAAGTTTCAGTAAAGAAAATTTACTTAAGATAAACGTTGTAGACCAAAAATTTGTATCTTATAAAGATGTTTTCCCAAAAATAGAGAGATTAGTAAGCAATCTTGGTATTAAACCAAAAGAGATAACCATTTCTAAAGCGGAAATATCGGTATTAACAGAGAAAGATAGTTTATTGATATTTTCAATAGAAAATTTAGAAGAAGAACTTAAAAAAGCAAAGATCTTTTTTGCAAAAAATAGTATAGCAAACTATACTTATTTAAACTTTAGTTTTGATGAAATGGTAATAGCAAAAAAATAA